The DNA segment CAGGTGTTTTCCTGCGGTTTTCGAATTTTCTCTGATCTTTAATTCCAATGTTTCCAATCTAGATTTGAGAGAACCCATGACTTCGGGCGCTAACTCGATTTGATTGTCCACATCCTTAATCAAAGAACTTAGAATTTTAGAAGCCTCGTCTAACGATCCTTCTTTGATCAGAGAACTCGCTTTTTTCAGAATCTTTCCCGATTTTGCAACGATGGTTTCGACGATCACGTCGGCGTCTTCTTTTGTAAAAGTCGATTTCCAATCCGGTTCGAGTTTATATTGAACCGTTTCCAATTTCATCTTTTCGGATAAATTGTAGAATGTACTCGTGACAGACACTCCCGCTTCTTGACCGAGATTATGAATTAAATTTTCAGGGTGGGTTTTGATTCTCAAAACGATATTTCTAATATCATCCGCACGTATATCACCGCACTGAAGAACAACGGATTGAATTCTACTCGGTTGTTCGGAATCGACTTCGGTATAAAAGGGAATATCACTCATCAGTTCGAGAAATTCTACATCCTTACCAAATTGAATTTTTGTTTCGATGGACTGAGCGTATAAAGATCCGATATCTCCGAATTCGCGAAAGAAAATGTCTCCGGTTCCTTCCGGACTTTCGATATAATAAAAATTCCCGCCGCCCGCATCCGCGATATCCTTTAAAAGAATTTCGTTAAAATCATCGCCGAATCCGATCACGGTCGTGGATATTCCTTTTTTGTAATGATCCGCGGCGATCTGAATGAGATCCAAAGGATCAGTGATCCCTTGTGTCGGATTTCCATCCGTCAAAAGAATCGCTCTTTTATAAACGGTGGAATCCGGAAATAACTCCAAGCTTCTTAAAGTATGCAACCAACCTCCAGAAAGGTTTGTCGATGTTCCCGGTTGAATCGTGTGAATCCTGTTTACGATCGATGATTTTTCCACAAGCTGAATGATCGGTTGAATGACATGAATGTCTTCCGCATAAGCGACTACCGAAAGAAAATCCCTGCGAGTCAGCCAATTGACCAAAGAAGAAGCGGATTGAATTACCGCTTCGAGTTTACCTCCTTTCATCGACCAGCTTCTATCGATCGCCAAACCTAAAACGATCGGTCTTCGATCCGGATTAGCCGCTCCGGTCGGACTGTTAAGACGAATCAAAACGGAATTGTTTCTGTTTTCCGAAACTGCGTTATGCAAAAACTTGGCGGAAAGAATCATTCCGTTGAAAAAACCATTTACCGAAGGTCCGATCAAGTAGAATTTGTAGAGTATTGCAATGGATGATTTCCTAAATCATAGAATAGTACCTGATTTTTTAGAAAGAATGGAAAGGGTCATCTCTTTGGGAGGCGAGGAAATTCCAAGCTTTACTCAAATTTATCAAAAAGAAACATTGATCAACGAAAGATCCAATCAAGTGGAGGAGAACTCGGATTCTTCCTTTCATAGTGAAATTCTCTGTATTCGAAATGCGAAGGAAGAACTACGGACACGTTATTTGACCGACTGTTTGCTCATCACTTCTTTGGAACCTTGTTTGATGTGTACGGGAACCATTCTTCTTTCTCGAATTCCAAAAGTGGTTTATCTTTTACCCGCGAAACAAGGCGAAGGAATTTCATCTCTTAGCATTGAAACCATCTATTCTCGAAATTTTTTCCCGGAGCTCATTTGTATTCCTGCGGAAATTTCCAAACAAGCCTTCCAATCCTTTTTCAAGATCAGAAGAAAGAAATTCAATTGACGTATAACCTTTCGACAGAATTCCTGAATGCTATAGGAGAAGTGTCAGAGTGGTCTATTGTGCATGCTTGGAAAGCATGTGTGCCAAAAGCACCCCGGGTTCGAATCCCGGCTTCTCCGACTCCATTTTATGGCAGGAACTCACGAAGTCCTTTCTCGGAAGTATCGCCCGCAAAGATTTCGGGACGTAATCCATCAAGACCTTGCTATAGGCGCTCTTCAAAACGCACTTAAGTCCGGAAAGATCGGACACGCTTATATCTTCTTTGGTCCTCGTGGTGTTGGTAAAACAACCATCGCAAGAATTCTCGCTAAACGCCTCAACTGTCAAAATCCTACGGAAAACGAACCCTGCAACGAATGCAGTTCCTGTACTGAAATCACTCGAGGTATATCGAGTGACGTTTTAGAAATCGACGCGGCGAGTAACCGCGGAATCGAAAACATTCGTGAACTCAGGGACAACGTAAAGTTCGCTCCGATGGGCGGGAAGTATAAGGTTTATATTATAGACGAGGTCCACATGCTCACGGACCAGTCTTTCAACGCTCTTCTCAAAACATTGGAAGAACCTCCTTCTCATATCGTGTTCGTTCTCGCTACAACCGAATTTCATAAAATACCCGAAACCATTCTCTCTCGTTGTCAGGATTTTATTTTTAAAAAAGTTCCTCTTTCCGTTCTTCAGGATTATTCCGAAAAACTCTGCAAGATTGAAAACGTTCAGTATGATCAGGAAGGTCTTTTCTGGATCGCAAAAAAAGGGGACGGTTCCGTAAGAGATATGCTTTCTTTTATGGAACAAGCAATCGTGTTTACCGATTCCAAACTTTTGGGCGCCGGAATCAGAAAGATGATCGGTTATCACGGAATCGAATTTTTGACTTCGTTTATCAAAAGCCTGATCGATCCGGACAATCATTCCAAAGCTCTGGAAATTTTAGAGACCCTCTATCAGGAAGGTCAGGATATCTATAAATTTTTATGGGATTCGATCGAGTTCACTCACACCCTCAATCTGATCCGCGATTCGCTTGCAGATCCTGAGTCCGTCAATTTTCCCAAAGAAGATTTGGCTAAGATGAAATCCGATTTTGAGAATGTGGATTCTCCCAAGTTGAATTTTCTTTCCGGTAAACTTTTTGAAATTTACGAAAGAATCAAAACGATCCGTCTCCGAAATTCTTTCGAGATCAAAGTGTTCACAGAAATTCAAATTAAAAAACTCGTAGAAGAGCTCACCTATCCGAGTCTCGCAGGTCTTGTGGATCGAATCAATCATCTGATACTGATGGTGCAAAATTCTAAAAATGCCGCTCCCGACTTTTCTCAACCATCCTCCTTAACGGTTCAAAATTCTACACAATCCGATTCTACGGAAAAAAAAAATGATTCTCTTTCCAGAGCTTTAGAATCGCAGTTTGAGTCTAATTTCCAGGCCGAGTTGAAGGAATCTTCAGAGATAAAAAGCCCGAAACCAACAGAGACTTCAGGACCCATTTCGCAAAAGTTCGATACGAGCACCGAAATCAAAAAAAAATTTCTCGGAACAGAAGTTGACAAAAGCAAATTCCCGAAACTGGATTCTTAATCATTATGTTTGATAAATTTAAAAACTTTTCAGAAATCCTTTCTAACATGGGCGCTTTCCGCGAAAAGATGGAAGAGGTAAAAAAACGCGTGTCTGCGATTCGTGTGATAGGAGACGCGGGCGCAGGAATGGTTACCGTAACCGCGACCGGAGAAGGTCTGATTACAAACGTTTTTATCAATAAACAACTATTTGACGCAGACGATAACAAAATGCTCGAAGACCTCGTATTAGCCGCAACAAACGACGCTCTCAAAAAAGCGAGAGAAGCCACCGCTTACGAATTTCAATCCGCATCCGGCGGCTTGGATCTTTCCGAAATTTCAAAAATGTTCGGCGGTAATCTTGGCTAATCATCTTCTCGATGAAATGGTGGAAGCGTTATCTTCTCTGCCCGGAATCGGAAGAAAGAGCGCCTTTCGAATTAGTTTTCATTTATTAAGATTGGAACAAGGGATGTTCAATCAATTCGTTCGTCAGCTTACGGATACAAAAAGTAGAATCCAATTTTGCAAACGTTGCGGGTCTTATTCCGAAACGGAAGTTTGCGATATCTGTACTTCAGATAAAAGAGATTCCCGTATTTTTTGTGTGGTGGAACAACCCGAAGATATTTTCTTTATAGAAAATACGAGAGAGTTTCAGGGTAAATATCATGTCTTAAACGGAGTTATTTCCCCTTTGGAAGGAATCGGACCGAGAGATCTTAGAATCAAAGAACTCATGGAGCGAATCGAACCCGAACATGTAAAAGAAGTTCTCATCGCCACCAATCCGACTCTGGAAGGAGACGCAACAGCGGATTATCTTGCCAATCAACTAAAGCCGTTATCGGTAAGTGTGACTCGGATCGCCTATGGAATCACGGTGGGCGGATCGATCGAACTTTCGGATCAATACACTTTAGGAAGAGCGATTCGCTCCCGTTTACAACTTTAGAATCTGTGTTCTGCTGTCACAAAAAACTCTCTGAGAATCTTTCCATGAGTCGTATCCAAATAAGCTCTCAACCCGTCTCCTGCCACAAAATAACCGGATCTCATCAGGATTTGCATGTCACGAAACACGTTCCATCTTAGATTGATATTGATCTCATGTCCAAAAAAGGCGCTGGTTTTATATCCGTTTTCAAAATTGAAATATCGATTGTTTTCTATAAACGGAGATTTGGTTCCATACAATCGATAATAACCTAACGTCAATAAAAGCGGACCGTAAACCACGATATCGCCGTTGATTCCGTATTCATATAAACCACTCGAGTCCTTTCCTGAAAAAAGCGCGTAACCACCCGTAAAGTCATTTGCAATGTTCGAAACGGAGTAACCGGGTAAAAGAGTTTTATAACCGCCGCCGCGTAAGTTGGCCTTACTTCCATCCTTGTCATAACCCGGCCTTCCGGTCGTTCCAACTCCGATTAAGTTGAAAGTTAAATTTTCACTGTATCGATACGAAAACTGAAGATCAACCATTCCACCGGATATATTGTGTTTACTGTATTTATTGTATAAAACGTTTCCTGCATTGTCGCGATACGGATCCAATGCCCGAACCGTACCATGATTGTAGATCCCGTGAACCACAAATCCAAAATTGGAAAGATTGATCTCGGTCATTAGACCGTGCCAAAACAACTGACCAACTTCACTGTCTAAAGCGATGATGTTTCCTTTTCCATTTGTGGTTTTATCGATCGATTTAATCGTATCATCCAAAAAGTAAGAATAGAGTTCATTTTTTACATTGTTAAAAAAGCTAGTTTTAATTTCGTAAAAATAAATATTCGTACCTATATAATTCTTATCAGCGTATGTGTTTTTATCGAGATCCAACTGAGCGTTTTGTCTCGCTACAAACCAGCCTGCTTCAATCGTAGTATTCCACAAACGAAAGTCCTTGTTCAAAGTGACTCCGGTTCCCGGTATAAAAACGACTCTCCCCCTTGGAGAAGAAAAAAGTTGCTGCCCAACTCTCAGACTGAACGCATCTTCCGGAAGTTTAAAGTTTAAGTATAAAAACGTGGTTTGAATATTTACCGCGGCTGAAAA comes from the Leptospira sp. WS92.C1 genome and includes:
- the dnaX gene encoding DNA polymerase III subunit gamma/tau encodes the protein MAGTHEVLSRKYRPQRFRDVIHQDLAIGALQNALKSGKIGHAYIFFGPRGVGKTTIARILAKRLNCQNPTENEPCNECSSCTEITRGISSDVLEIDAASNRGIENIRELRDNVKFAPMGGKYKVYIIDEVHMLTDQSFNALLKTLEEPPSHIVFVLATTEFHKIPETILSRCQDFIFKKVPLSVLQDYSEKLCKIENVQYDQEGLFWIAKKGDGSVRDMLSFMEQAIVFTDSKLLGAGIRKMIGYHGIEFLTSFIKSLIDPDNHSKALEILETLYQEGQDIYKFLWDSIEFTHTLNLIRDSLADPESVNFPKEDLAKMKSDFENVDSPKLNFLSGKLFEIYERIKTIRLRNSFEIKVFTEIQIKKLVEELTYPSLAGLVDRINHLILMVQNSKNAAPDFSQPSSLTVQNSTQSDSTEKKNDSLSRALESQFESNFQAELKESSEIKSPKPTETSGPISQKFDTSTEIKKKFLGTEVDKSKFPKLDS
- a CDS encoding YbaB/EbfC family nucleoid-associated protein, whose product is MFDKFKNFSEILSNMGAFREKMEEVKKRVSAIRVIGDAGAGMVTVTATGEGLITNVFINKQLFDADDNKMLEDLVLAATNDALKKAREATAYEFQSASGGLDLSEISKMFGGNLG
- the recR gene encoding recombination mediator RecR, which produces MANHLLDEMVEALSSLPGIGRKSAFRISFHLLRLEQGMFNQFVRQLTDTKSRIQFCKRCGSYSETEVCDICTSDKRDSRIFCVVEQPEDIFFIENTREFQGKYHVLNGVISPLEGIGPRDLRIKELMERIEPEHVKEVLIATNPTLEGDATADYLANQLKPLSVSVTRIAYGITVGGSIELSDQYTLGRAIRSRLQL
- a CDS encoding nucleoside deaminase, which produces MDDFLNHRIVPDFLERMERVISLGGEEIPSFTQIYQKETLINERSNQVEENSDSSFHSEILCIRNAKEELRTRYLTDCLLITSLEPCLMCTGTILLSRIPKVVYLLPAKQGEGISSLSIETIYSRNFFPELICIPAEISKQAFQSFFKIRRKKFN
- a CDS encoding anti-sigma factor antagonist (This anti-anti-sigma factor, or anti-sigma factor antagonist, belongs to a family that includes characterized members SpoIIAA, RsbV, RsfA, and RsfB.), with amino-acid sequence MILSAKFLHNAVSENRNNSVLIRLNSPTGAANPDRRPIVLGLAIDRSWSMKGGKLEAVIQSASSLVNWLTRRDFLSVVAYAEDIHVIQPIIQLVEKSSIVNRIHTIQPGTSTNLSGGWLHTLRSLELFPDSTVYKRAILLTDGNPTQGITDPLDLIQIAADHYKKGISTTVIGFGDDFNEILLKDIADAGGGNFYYIESPEGTGDIFFREFGDIGSLYAQSIETKIQFGKDVEFLELMSDIPFYTEVDSEQPSRIQSVVLQCGDIRADDIRNIVLRIKTHPENLIHNLGQEAGVSVTSTFYNLSEKMKLETVQYKLEPDWKSTFTKEDADVIVETIVAKSGKILKKASSLIKEGSLDEASKILSSLIKDVDNQIELAPEVMGSLKSRLETLELKIRENSKTAGKHLIAGASDIQYRNMDPIPEGVDYHDDIYVYKSVGDIDLYKCPELKTNIQEKIQEGYRFVIINLKSSAYIDSSGIGTMIQISGWLKRRGGELIVSDLRDSVKKVFSITRLESHIRVAETEDSGRLIIRDVIQERNL